cacccaggctgccagactagagtgcaatggcaccaacttggctcattgcaacctccacctcccaggctcaagcaaatctcctgcctcagcctcctgagtagctgggattacaggcatgcaccaccacgtccagctaatttttatattttcagtagagacggggtttcaccatgttggtcaggctggtcttgaactcttggcttcaagtgatccacccactttggcctcccaaagtgctgggattacaggcttaagccattgcacccagcctggctgACTTTCTTAATAGGGgataatgcagctggtgactttaagttgaagtcaGTGGtcatttatcattctgaaaaCCCTAGGGCTcttaagaattatgttaaatattcTCTGCAttatattatagaaataaaacaacaaagcctagatgacagcacatctgtttacagcatggtttactgaatattttaggcCTACTGTTGTGACTTAttgttcagaaaaaaagtttcctCTTAAAATATTACTACTCACTGACAATTtacctagtcacccaagagctctgatggatatgtacaaggagattaatgttgtttcaTGCCctctaacacaacatccattgtGCAACCCATGGATTAAGGGATAATTTAgaatttcaagtcttattatttaggAAATACATTCATGGCCAGGTGCCgtagctcatgcccgtaatcctagaactttgtgaggctgaggtgggcagatcataaggtcaggagttcgagaccagcatggccaacatgatgaaaccgggtgtggtggctcacacctgtaatcctagcagtttgggaggctgaggcaggtggatcacctgaggtcaggagtttgagaccagcctggccaacatggcgaaatcctgtctctttaaaaaaaaaaaaaaaaaaaaaaaatttttaaagaaaaaaaaaaaattagccaggcatggtggtgcatgcctgtagtcctggctactcggtaggctgaggcagaagaatcacttgaacttgggaggctgaggttgcagtgagatgagattgtaccactgcactccagtctgggtgacagagtgagactctatctaaaaaacaaaaacaaaaacaaaaaacaaaaaacaaacaaacaaaacccgtaggcactttttttttggagaaaaaaaaggaatacatgtataaggctatagctgtcatagatagtgatttctctgatCGCTCTGagcaaagcaaatagaaaaccTATGGAAAGGGTTTACTATTCTTGATATTCTTGATGCCATTAACAACATAAGCAATTCATAGGagaaagtcaaaatatcaacattaatcgaagtttggaagaagctgattccaaccatcatgaatgactttgagggattcaagAATTCAGTGGAGGAAGAAACTGCAGATGGGGAGATAGAGCAAGAGTATTACAAGTGGACCCTGAAGATGTGGCCAAATTGGTGCGATTGAATGATAAAATCTGAACGAATGAGGGGTGtctcctgttgtccaggctgaagtgcagtggtgtgatcacggcttacTACAGCCTTTAACTCCTTGGACTCAAGCCAcccctcccaagttgctgggatcacaggtgtgaatcACGGTGCCTGGCTACAAAATGGTGTTTTGAGATGGCATCTACtcttggtgaagatgctgtgaacattgttgaaatgacaacatagaatttagaatattacatagacttagttgataaagcagcagcagggtttgagaagatGGACTCCCATTTTGAAAGAAGTTATACTGTGAGTAAACTGCTACCAAACAGCATCACAAGCTACCAGAGAAACCTTTCATGAAAAGAAGAATCAatcaatgcagcaaacttcatgACTGTCCTATTTTTAAGAATTGCCACTGCCACCTTAACTTTCATCACCCGCCACACTGATCATTTAGCAGTCAccaacattgaggcaagacccttcACTAGCAGAGAGATTAGGACTCCCTGAAGGCTCAgattattattagcattttttagcaataaagcattttttaattaaatactttttagacacaatgctactgcacacttaatagactacaagtagtataaacataactttaatatgcataggaaataaaaaagtatgGGATTTGCTTTACTGCAATATTCAGTTAATCGCGGTGGTTCAGAACTaaacctgcaatatctctgaggttTGCCAGAAtacctgtatttttaattttgtcacACTACAGTAAAGATAAGAGTTTATACATTACTCACTGATAAAAGTAAGTTTCTCTGCTGGCATGGAGAGAGTATTGTCAAAGAAACCCAACAACAATGGCACCTCTCCTGCCAAGCAGGGAAATTTTACACCAGGGATCTCCAATATGAAGCTCTACTTAAGCCTAGAGTGTCTGGCCCACTGAGAGTTATAATGTATACATCACCCTAAGCTAGTTCACATAAATCTTAACCAATCAATAATATGAAAAGTTTgatcaaaacattttcttctgaaaaagatGAGCCATGTTTGAGGACTCTTCGAGGTAGCGAGGAGAGTTTCCACAGTTAATGCAACTCAAAATAGGAGGTTGGTATGCCCAGCTTCCATTGCCTCATTTATCAAGAGTTTGTGTTTTGACTTTTGGGAGTCAGTTTTATTGCATGATGtaatggagaaaataatgaagattgcattttctttatgcttattttttttaaccatagcTGCTTTATGGATAGTTAAGAAGCTAACGCAACAGAAGTAgatttagtttattttaatttagttacGTGGCTAAGTCCTGgaaatttttgaagaaatgtgttGAAGTGTTCTTAAAATTACAGAGTCTTAGATCCTACTTGCTAGACCTCCAAAGGCCCCAAAAGGCTGCACATACTTTTCTTTGATGTTACATAACATAATGTAACATCCTCTATATCACATACCAGTTTCTCTACATAGCTAATGCAACTAACATAATACAAAATCCTCTATGCCCATTATAAAAGTAATtgttagggccgggcgcggtggctcaagcctgtaatcccagcactttgggaggccgaggcgggtggatcacgaggtcgagagatcaagaccatcctggtcaacatggtgaaacctcgtctctactaaaaacacacacaaaaaagtagctgggcatggtggcgcttgcctgtaatcccagctagtcaggaggctgaggcaggagaattgcttgaacccaggaggcggaggttgcggtgagccgagatcgcgccattgcactccagcctgggtaacaagagcgaaactccgtctcaaaaaaaaaaaaaaaaaagtaattgttttgTATTCAGATTCAAACTTGGCAAGTGAATTGAGAAGATGGTACCCaagacttgtttatttttttcttttcatttcttttttagacagtgtcttgctctgctgctcaggctgaagtgcagtggcacgatgatctcagctcactgcaacctccacctcccaggttcaagccattctccttcctcaggctcctgagcagttgggattacaggtgtgcaccaccacaccttgctaattgttgtatttttagtagagatagggtttcaccattttggtcaggctggtttcaaattcctgacctcaggtgatccacttgccttggcctcccaaagagctggaattacaggtgtgagccaccatgccccgccaactattttgcttttaatgctgaactcttgagctcaaaggATTTTAAAGTCACATAGTTATTTAGAGAAAATAAGTCCTGATTTTGAAAGCTATTTCACAGATTTTGTTGACTCCAAGTTGTATTCTCTGCAACTTTGAGATACAACCACAGGATGTGTGTGATGATTCCTGTGATTATAAAGCCCCAGACCTATTGGAATGGCCcattttcataagaaaatgaaaggcatgagccaccacgcctggccagaagtGAATATCTTAAGGTTAGctgtgaaatggaaatacatATTAATCTGTATACTAGTTCCCTCTTATCCCTGGTTTCATTTTCCCCAGTTTTAGTTACCAGTGATTCGGtataataagatattttgagagagcgAGAGCATACATTCGCATAACTTTTATTACTGTAATAATTGTTCTGTGTTAtaattattgttaatctcttactctttctaatttataaattatatatagagtttggccaggtgtggtggctcacacctgtcatcccagcactttgggaggctgaggccggcagtctctactaaaaatacaaacattagctgggtgtggtgatgggcgcctgtaatcccaggtactcgggaagttgaggtgggagaattgcttgaacccaggaggcagaggttgcagtgagctgagatcacgccattacactccagcctgggcgacaagagcaaaaccctctttcaaaaaaaaaaaaaaaattatatatagggtttggtaccaCATGCCATTTCAGACATCCACTGGGGGTGGATACTACCGTGGATAAGGTGGAACTACTGTATTTATTTACATCAGTTCTGCTCCCGTCTTATTCCAGAATGCTATCACAGAATACTATAGACTGTgccttaaacaacataaatttctTACAGTTTGGAGGTGGGGAAGTtaaagatcaaggtgccagcagatccagtgtctggtgagggtatgctttgtggtttgctgtcttctccTTGTATCCTCACCTGgcaagagaacagagaaaatgatcatctctttctgtgtctctacttataagggtgctaatcctattcatgaaggttccaccctcatgacctatctcccaaaggccccacctccacatactatcacattgggggttTAGTCTCCAATGTAGGAATATTTCgagggacacaaacattgagTTCATAGCAGCTCTTCTCTTTCATTCCCACAAAGAGGAGGGCTCTGCCTTGCCAGACCAATTCATTTGTGATTTTGTGATTCCAACTCAGAAGGAAAGAGAGCTGGGGCAAAGCATCTGAAGCACACAGCCAGGTCTGGAGAAGAGTAGGGCAAGTTTTAAAAGAGGCACAAAAACAACTACTGTGTGTGCAAGAGAAGTGGATGACAGAAAAAGTGTTTAAGATATACTGTTTGCTTTGTGTCTGTTTCACTGTGTTCACCTATGAacactgtcttgctctgttgcccaggctggagtgccatgatgtcatcacagctctctgcagcctcaatttcctgggctcaggtgatcctctcaccacagcctccagagtatctgagactgcaagtgcgtgccaccacgcctgctaaTTTGTggatattttgtagaaatgggtttcatgatgttggctgggttggtcttgaactcctgggctcaagtgattttccctcctcgacctcccgaagtgctgggattataagcatgagctacgGTGAGCAgcctgagaattttttaaaagtcattttgaaaTTGGGTTTCAAGTTCTTGCCTGTGTTTTTTGAATACGGTACTGCTTTAAGACTGGAAAATGTGGATCATAGATTTATAAATACTACACAAAATACTAATCACAAACTACAGACATTTCTGGATGAAATTTGAGTAATGTGGGTGGTTACCTAGCTATTTTACGAAAACTGCAGAATTAAAGGCCTTGATTTGTAAAAATAACCTCATCAGAttgttatgattttaaaataaaaacaccttcACACCTCCTAGAAGACTCCAAGGTGTAAATATTCTCTTTAAATGTACCAGTAAGTAGACTTAGTCCTagaacagtattttttttaacaaataaagttTATTGTACTGTTTTGGGGATGGTATATTTATTActgctaaaaaaattattttgaactgCTAACGGGCTATAATAACAAAcatcagtaataaaaatttaaaacattcataaaaCCGAGCTGAAAACATGCTCCCAGGCTTAATGGGCAGTAAGAAATCTGGCCGATATGCTGTATAACTTGAACATTCAGTTCTCAAGTAATTTACAACATGTTTTAGCcctcttttaataataataattaaaaggcaGGAATATCTTGTATTCCTCCAGCCAGTTTGATAGACTAAAGAGCTTTCACAAAACTAAGACCACGGTGCTAATTCAATATAAAAGGTTGAAAAATATGTTCCTTGTTTTCTTCAGAAAGTTAATGTTCCCTCTCCATAGTTGCATTCGCTCAAAGATTAAGCTTTGCATCTGGGAAGTCCTTGAGCAGAAGTGTCTCCGAAATAGAAAGCCTGGACTCTCAAGGCTTCATTCCTTTGGCCAACATCCCTGGAGCCTCTCCTTTGTGCAGAACACAGGAGCCAGTGCCAGGGCAGCACACGCGGTCCGCAGAAGGCGGCCGTGCCGTGAGGGGCCAGGGAAGGGCGCAGCCAGGAGTGCCAACGACCGCCTAACACACAGCAGGGCAGCTGCACGGCGAACGGGCCTGCCATTCACTGCAGCAAGAAGGATGAGGATCTGTTCCTACATGCACAGTTCCCCTTCCCGTCGAGTCTGTGTCCCCCTTGAAGCCCTGGGTCTAGAGAGCTGGTTCTAGAACTTGCCATCTCGCCCTGAGGATGTCAAGTGCATCGCGGAGAGACCTGAGGGGGAAACAAAGGCCGAGACAGCCGGAAGGACGGAGCCCGCGCGACCCCCGAAGGCGCTGAGCCACCTAGGGCGGCCGGGCGGGGGTCCCACAGATCCTCAGCGCGGCTCTTCGCCGGGGAGGGAACCCCGCGGTGCTACCGGCCGCGCCGTCGCAGAGGAGGGCCTGAGCGCGGCTCTCGGAAGGGCGAGGGTGTGTCGTCGCCCGCGCGCTGAGGCCCGGGGCTCGGGGGCGGCCTTGAGGCGAAGCCCCGCCCACGGCCCCGCCCCTCAGGCGCGCGAGCGGATCCCGCGCGGCGCCAACCCTTTCCCGGGTCATCGCCCCTCCCCTCTTCCGGGCCGCGAGACCCCTGCGCGCCGCTCTGGGGCTGCGCTCTCTCGGGTGCGCGCTCTCTCGCCCGCCAGTCCTCTCGGCGCGCGCTCGGCTGCCCGACGACGCGGGAGCCGCACGCGCCGGACCCAGCTCGCCCCGCTCCCTGTTGCCGAGCGCGGGCCCGTTGAGGCGGAGCCCTCGGTTCCCGGCCAGGACAAGGTCTGGGCCGCCGAATCTCCGGCCGgagagcggcggcggcggcggcggcggtgagGAGACCGGGCCGGGAGGAGGTAGACATGGCGGGGCCGTGGGTATCGGGGGAGGGTGGTCCCGGCGCCCCTGCGGCCACGTCGAAGGCTCGCTGGCGGGCGGCGCACCGGGGacaggggaggggcgggggatggAACCAAGCTGCATGGGCTCCGGCTCGGcgccagggcagggctggggtcgGCGAGGGCGGCCCGCGAGGGTTTCCGCGGGACCCCCGGCGGGCGCCTGAGGGAAAAGCCGCCGCCGCCTCGGGGCCCCTGCCACGTCTCCGCAGCGCGTCGCCTTCCCCCTCGGGTTGGGCGACAGCCCCGCGGCTTCCCGCCCCCTGCCCACCCCCTTCGCGTCGGTGGGTTTTCTGGAGCCCCGCTTGTTGGGAGAGTCAGTCCTTCGGGAAGCCGGGTCCTCGAACCCAGGGCCGCCTGCCGGGGACAGTGGACTCGCGGGCCGGGGGGCAGGGGCACCCTGGCGAGGATGTTGTCGGGGAGGCCGGGCATCGGGCGCCGGGGCCCGTCCCCTTGAACTTGGGGAAAACCGGGATTGCAGAAGTTGGGCGCAGCTCAAGGCCGCTCTCCGAGGAGTGGGTGGGGATGCCTGACGCCGCCTCACCGCCCTCTCGGAGCCCGGCGGGAGTGCCCAGCGGCGGTTTCCGATGGCTTCCAAAAGTGCGACTCCTGGTCCCTTGGGAAATCATTTCCCCGCTTCATGGTTGAGAGCCCGCCTTGTGGCGCCACTGAGGCCGGCAGGGGCTCCTCAGCCCCACGGGCCAGTCTCGTCGCGCCCTCCACCTTGGGAACGTCTATCAGGAGGAAAATGTGTTCCTAGAAACGATTGTGATGAGGATTTCGTTACAAGGGAGGGAAAAGTACAAAGTTAAAAACTCCTGCCAGGCCGAGCGTGGTTCCCTTCGGGTCTTGTCCACGCAGCCGTGAGCAGAGGAGCCTTGTGGAACAAAGTAGAACT
The Saimiri boliviensis isolate mSaiBol1 chromosome 18, mSaiBol1.pri, whole genome shotgun sequence genome window above contains:
- the LOC120368448 gene encoding uncharacterized protein LOC120368448 translates to MQLGSIPRPSPVPGAPPASEPSTWPQGRRDHPPPIPTAPPCLPPPGPVSSPPPPPPPLSGRRFGGPDLVLAGNRGLRLNGPALGNRERGELGPARAAPASSGSRARAERTGGRESAHPRERSPRAARRGLAARKRGGAMTRERVGAARDPLARLRGGAVGGASPQGRPRAPGLSARATTHPRPSESRAQALLCDGAAGSTAGFPPRRRAALRICGTPARPP